From Xiphophorus maculatus strain JP 163 A unplaced genomic scaffold, X_maculatus-5.0-male Unplaced_Scaffold_BN000206F, whole genome shotgun sequence, a single genomic window includes:
- the LOC102234500 gene encoding ribonuclease 3-like, giving the protein MSFQPDRGGLRGQMPPGQNYLSPPAPQPPAPPYRYDPQTPPGSGYHGSAGCMPHHPDFMQYPPPAPSQQTPGALRQCPLRPPFPKPPPNFPPPPLPSSAGGPTPGSQVSVQTSYPPYMMPPPPLPHPTMPPPMSYHPPYPMNYPPFPPPPFNPGYTQTAGPFQPDHGLRHGGPYPYEKSADSRRSPERGYRYDDHRQKSYGERHRMEFSGERKERGRSPDRRGRPEGGRYKADYDRGRSPPRHRSRERSRERYRHRDVRRSQSPDRYRKRPR; this is encoded by the exons ATGTCCTTCCAGCCGGACCGTGGGGGTCTGAGGGGACAGATGCCCCCCGGCCAGAACTACCTGAGCCCTCCCGCTCCCCAGCCTCCTGCTCCACCGTACCGTTACGACCCACAGACTCCGCCGGGTTCGGGTTACCATGGCAGCGCCGGCTGCATGCCCCACCACCCTGACTTCATGCAGTACCCTCCCCCGGCTCCGTCGCAGCAGACCCCCGGCGCTCTGAGGCAGTGCCCGCTGCGCCCGCCTTTCCCCAAACCACCTCCCAATTTCCCGCCTCCCCCTTTGCCCAGCTCAGCAGGGGGTCCTACTCCCGGCTCCCAGGTGTCTGTTCAGACCTCCTACCCCCCCTACATGATGCCTCCGCCCCCACTGCCTCACCCAACCATGCCTCCGCCCATGAGCTACCACCCCCCGTACCCCATGAACTACCCTCCTTTCCCTCCTCCGCCCTTCAACCCTGGCTACACCCAGACCGCTGGCCCCTTCCAGCCGGACCACGGCCTGCGACACGGGGGGCCGTACCCGTACGAGAAGTCCGCCGACAGCCGGAGGTCACCGGAAAGAGGGTATCGCTATGACGACCACAGGCAGAAGAGCTACGGCGAGCGACACAGAATGGAGTTCAGCGGAGAGAGGAAGGAGCGCGGGAGGAGTCCCGACCGGCGCGGGAGGCCGGAGGGAGGGCGCTACAAAGCTGACTACGACAGAGGGAGGAGTCCGCCGCGACACCGGAGCCGGGAGAGGAGCAG GGAGCGGTACCGCCACCGAGATGTTCGTCGATCCCAGTCACCTGATCGGTACAGGAAGAGACCTCGGAG